The genomic segment gtTAATTGGTTTGGGTCGAAAATCACAACCCTGATCCAGCCTGTAACAGATCAAGTCGACAAGATTTTGACCTACTAAatccatttattattttttgttttcattttaacgtttttaatattaattagatTTAATCTTTTGgctttaattttaaactttatgtttttttgttgtttattttgtgtctactatgaaaaataagaaatattaaatgaattaagtttaggttatatttattgattttaatcgAAATTAAGATGTTTAATTGAATGAGTTTGTTTTAGGTTTAAATTTTGAGCTGAACTTAACCcttttaataatcaaattaagttaggtcgacccatttaattaattgggtcaaaagtctCAACTCAAACCCACTTATTTTAAGTTAGGTTCAAGTCGAGTCAACAGGTCGGATTAGCTTTTTGCCAGCGCAAAGAGTTGAAACTCTCCAGTGACACCAAAATGACATGTACATGCACAATAATCTCAACTCTTAAGGCCATGAGTAATGGTGATCTAATTTTAGATCATATGACCAAACTAGAGTAAATTTACTCTTAATGGTGATCTAAAATTAGATTGGTCATGAAATAGGTTGGTAAATTGGGTTATTTGATGACCCGTGGCTTCAAACggtcatcttttttttttttaaacatttttgccaCGTGTCGCAACATCATTGGCCAGCAAAAAGTAGCCAGCTCTGTCATGCATGCAGCGGCTGCCAAATGGCAGCATTTGATTGGCTCCAAAAATATACCCGTTTTTTGCCTTTAACGGCTATTTtcgtattaaaataatttttttaaaaaaaaaaattataccaacggtcatattttttcgagatctatataatgagacccatattgatattttttgacataattttatatttacatattttgttcttattttttactttttttgttaaaaaataccaaattaatcatttcaaaaatcccaaaaaaaaatatggattcaaataacccaaattatggaagaaatccatgtaaaaaaaaaaccaagaaaaaaatcttctaACAATCAAAGTGCTCAAATTCAGTATCAAAATCCTCCGTTCAATCCTCCATTTtctcaaaatactccaaattcttcttactatattcctcaaaatatcccaaattcatcttattatgttcctcaaaatacccaaaattctcaaactatgtttcaccaccatcatcaatctcACAATGTCAACTCTAATATTGATAACTATTCAACTCCGATAAGGGGTGAAAGTTTAGACGAAAATGAgatggagtatgatgatgatgatgatgaaggaaatgATCAAGAGGATCAATATGGTGAAGATGGAGGAAATTCTATTCACCATGTTGATGCTAGTCTCTACACCCAACCATCATTTCAAGATCTAGTTTCACAATTTGGTTCACCACCGAGCTTCACTCAATTGGTTCAACCATCTCAACAGCattctaataataatgatgaagcCCCTATACCTTCAAAGAAAAGTTGGGATTTGATTGAAGATATTGCTCTCATATGTTCAGTCATGAACACAAGTACAGATCCAATTGTGAGCACCAACCAAAAGATAAGAGTGAGGTGGCAGAAAGTTAAGGAAGCTTATGAAGCAGCGAGGATGGAACGACCCCATCTGATCCCACGAAGAACCGCCGACATGCTTAAATGTCGTTGGGGTAGAGTTGCTCCAGCGTGTTTGAAGTGGTCTGGAAGTTATGACGAGGCTCTTAGGAGGAAGAAGAGTGGCACGACAGACGAAGATGTGCTTAAAGAAGCGCATTTAATCCATCAAAGAAAACACGGTAACTTTAACTTGATTGAGCAATggaaaattttaagaaagtatAACAAGTGGAAGCAAGTggtaaaaagtaatcaaaaaaaacaattgGATCAACAACCAACTGGTGTTGTTAGTAGTGAAAGTAGTGGGAAAAGATCAAGGACGGAAGAAGATTCTGAAACACCAACAAGTGAACCTCAAGGAGGATCATCCACTCGCCCCGAGGGTGTGAAGAAGGCTAAGGCTCGCATGACTGGGAAAATGGTTGCAGATCAATCAATTCAAGCGTTGAGTGCATTTGGAGAGAGTCTTCGacttaattcagaaataatgaaGGAGAAAACagaacttcaaaaacaaaaagaagcccgaaaacaaaaacaacttcaacTGGAAGAATATCGAATGAATTGGCAGATCTATGAATCATTAAGCAAAAAGGAAACTCTTCAGTCATGGGAAGCTGATATGATGGTTCAACTTGGACAATACTTTCAGAATTACAATCGTCAGTAGATAGTTTAAATATGTAAtgtcttaattatgttttaattatgtattctTTTTAATGAtggtttaattatgtaatgttttaaaaagatgttttaattatgtaaggttttcatgcattagtcttctcatttccatcaccttttggcatgcattagtcttttcctttccatcaccttttggcatgcattagtcttctcatttccatcaccttttggcatgcattagtcttctcatttccatcaccttttggcatgcataatattatatatatgcacaTCCAAATTAAATTGGATGTATAACTTCAAAATGAGTTTTGGGATGCCAGGTTCATATAATGATCTCAACGTGCTATATCGATCACCTCTTTTAGTTGACTTGTTTGAAGGAAGGGCACCATCTGTCAATTTCACGGTGAATGGAAATCAATACGGCATGGCTTACTATCTCACTGATGGCATTTATCCTAAATGGGCTACTTTTATTCAGTCTATTACCGAACCGCAAACAGCAAAAGCAAGGTTATTTGCCCAACATCAAGAAGCAGCAAGAAAGGATGTGGAGCGAGCATTTGGGGTGTTGCAAGCTCGATTTGCAATAATTAGAAAGCCCTCACTTGCTTGGGATGAAGGACGACTCTCTGATATAATTAATTCTtgtataattatgcataatatgaTAGTGGAAGATGAAAGAGATACATATACACACTATGCTGATGGTAGAGAGTTCATGGGAGATCGCCCAAAAGGTCAATCGAAAGGTACAAGTGGATTAAATGATGACTTTGAGTATTACACAGATAGAATTGTTGATATCAACCGATACTTGACAAATAAGGATGATGTTGAAGATCGACAAACACATTTATCCTTAAAAGATGACTTAGTTGAAAATATCTGACAAAAGTTTGGAGGGAACCGCAATTaatgtatcatttaaaattttagttttttaatttttgtatttattttatgtatgcgcattgtaatctttatttgaagttaacgaattttccttaattattatttattaaaaaaatattagttttattaaaagaattattttttttaattatagaatagtatatctattttaatcaaataaaaaatgatgttaactttgtacatgaaaatattattataaaaaaataaagataaatgttagataaattaagggagagaaattatagtggggtagaaaaaaagtaagaaagagaggataatgaccttttaaaagaggtcattgttaataaaattaggttgaaagatgaacttttaggagagagaaaaattgttaaatagTAAGATGaccttttttttaggtcatgagTAAGGATGGCCTAAGCCAAGGCCAAAATAGTATAGGTCATTAATCATACTCACCTCAAAATAGTGGCAAactaaaagattaattaaaattgaaaaacataaaacaaaacaaagtctAACAGGATTAACAGaaccaaaaaaaattggtaGGAATTTGTGATACAGGCACACAGCCCATATAGAGTCTTTAGGAGTAGCAAAAGTTTAGCAGAACCAAAAAAATTGCATAATTGAACAGAAATTGGtaggaatttaaattcataaagaTCACTTGTGATTGTATGCATTCCTGTCTATCTCAAGTTGAGCAGCCCAAAAATCCAGTTGATTCGACACGCATTCTGAACCTGTCGAACCATATGAACAGAACTTCTTGATGGAATTCTCTACCCCAAGATAATCGTACACATCCTCGCTAAAAAATGGACTAATGCCCCTGAGTTCATCAAGTGTTAGATCATGAAGCTCACAACCCTTAGCTACACACAGCGCTACCGATCTTTCTACAATGTCATGACTAGTTCTGAATGGTACCCCCTAGTGAAATTGTAAAAGTGAGAGATCAATATTATACATGAAATAGAATTTTAGGGCCCTTAAAAATTCTCACCTTCTTTACAAGATAATCTGCAACTGTTGTAGCGTCAAGATGAGCGACTCGCAGAGATTTCCGGATTCTATCTTTGTTGAAGGTAACGTTTTGTGCAAACTCAGAAAATTCCTCTAGCATCCCTACGATAGTCTTCACGCTGTCAAATACGGGCTCCTTGTCTTCCTGTTTAGAAGAAGTTAGATGATAGCATCAAGTCAGCCAACTAATACGAAGAAGGGAGAGAAAGCGAGTGCAGGTAGCTAGCTAGCCTCGAGATGTAATTTTTCATAATGAAAAAAAGAACTATCAACGTGTACGGTGTACCTGAAGATCACTGTGATTATAAGCTTGGGGAAGTCCTTCGCATCGTAAAAGAAGAGTAACTAAGCCGCCAACAACTCGTGAAAAAGTATCAGTTGAAACCGAATGATTTGGGGTCAAGAATCCAAATACTTCAGAAGCCCGTAACACCCACTCTTCACCAAGCCGAGAAAGATGAATGGCTGTGATAGAGATTGCTGAAAGGAACTCCAGCAAGAAGTCTCTATCGGAGACAGCATCTATGCTGTAacgtaaaaaaataattaagggCCTATCACTACATCAAAGTAGTTTACAAGTTTTACAAATTATGGATCGGAGACCTAATTGATAgtctagaaaaaaatatatcctACATCATACTATACATATGCAAGCTAAGGATATAATATAAGTCTATAGCCCAGCACACAATAATTTAATCGCAATTCTTAGAGCACAAATGAAACTTCTCTGgtacttgtttgttttgtgaCCGACGAATCATTGTGAAAAAGTGATTATGCAACTAATGTTTCTCTCAACTAAACAACATGGAGAATTTTCTAGCTcactcaaaaataaaattattggtttttatcaaaaaaatagcACCCATTTCATGCATGTACCTGTTTCTCAAGGGAGCAGTGAATCCTAAGGCATTAGAATAAGTCGTAAATCTATCAATTGGTTGGTCGATGCCCGCACCCAAAGGACAGTAATTCAACCTAGCTTTGCAATCAGTGAAACGACCAGCATCTCGATCAAGCTACAGAAGAAAGAGAAACATCAATGGATCATGAAACAACACACAAGACATGAATAATCGCATTCTATTGCATTGTATGTCACATTCCCCATATGAATTGAGGTAGcataaaaattgtttaaaaggaaggaaacatatatatatatatatatatatatatatatatatatatatatatatatatatatatatatatatatatatatatatatatatatatatatatatatatatatatatatatatatatatatatatatatatatatatatatatatatatatatatatatatgaacttTAAAACAATGCCaaaatattaatatcaaaaATGAACCTGCTCAACATAAGCTAAAAGTAGGTGTTCCAGCAAAACAGGTTGCACCCTTTGCAAATCATGTGGATAGCCGATAACAATTTTAGTACCTTCATTCTTTAGAGCCAAGGTAACCAGTGCAACCTGCATTATACATAACATAATATGTAATTTTGGTTATATTTAACAATAACCATATGCATTTCCCTGGTCATTTAATTAAAAGGACAAGGCAATGCAAAAACCTGAAGCTTTTTGATCTTCTTGAGGATATCATCAAGGGCATCTCGACACCACAAACGAAAATCAGTAGCAACTTGATCATTTCCGCTTCGTGCAGTGTGAAGCATCTTAGCAGGCTCACCAATAAGATCAGTAAGTGTTTCTTCAATTTTCGTACGAACATCCTCCCTATCACTCCTCCATACAAATTCACCTGCCTCTATACGCCTCTCTATCTCATCAAGACCTTGTAGAATACTATTTCTATCTTGTACACTGATTAGTCCCTATAACCCATCAGTAGATTTAGATTCTCAATTACTCCATTTTATcaacacaaaccaagtataATAAGCAAGTGTATATGATCTTGTTTTGCccgaaaatgaaaatgaaaatgcatGTAAATCAAAATACCCAACTCAAGAAAACCCAAAATGGAAACAAAAACTCTTACCTCATAAGCAAGCACGTCAGCATAAGCACGGCTATTCATAATGATAGCCTCAGTTGAAGGGGATGAAGACGAACAACGTTGAAGCGGTTTTGGGGAAATGGAATTTGTATGTATTTGTAATATTGGTGGATTACACTGGAAAGCTTTTTGATATTGATGAGAGTTTTTGTTTCTTAgtgaagaagaaaaggaaaaacaaagtTGATTCAGGATGAGATAGGCAGCCATGAATTCTGGGTAATTGAAGATAGGAAAAGAACGAAGTTGGTAAAGGAATAAAAAATAGCTTGCAGGAATCTTGACAGCCAATGTAGTACTGTTTAAATATTGCACAGGGAAGGCTATTACGTAACAGAATGTTGTTAC from the Amaranthus tricolor cultivar Red isolate AtriRed21 chromosome 12, ASM2621246v1, whole genome shotgun sequence genome contains:
- the LOC130828933 gene encoding argininosuccinate lyase, chloroplastic-like → MAAYLILNQLCFSFSSSLRNKNSHQYQKAFQCNPPILQIHTNSISPKPLQRCSSSSPSTEAIIMNSRAYADVLAYEGLISVQDRNSILQGLDEIERRIEAGEFVWRSDREDVRTKIEETLTDLIGEPAKMLHTARSGNDQVATDFRLWCRDALDDILKKIKKLQVALVTLALKNEGTKIVIGYPHDLQRVQPVLLEHLLLAYVEQLDRDAGRFTDCKARLNYCPLGAGIDQPIDRFTTYSNALGFTAPLRNSIDAVSDRDFLLEFLSAISITAIHLSRLGEEWVLRASEVFGFLTPNHSVSTDTFSRVVGGLVTLLLRCEGLPQAYNHSDLQEDKEPVFDSVKTIVGMLEEFSEFAQNVTFNKDRIRKSLRVAHLDATTVADYLVKKGVPFRTSHDIVERSVALCVAKGCELHDLTLDELRGISPFFSEDVYDYLGVENSIKKFCSYGSTGSECVSNQLDFWAAQLEIDRNAYNHK
- the LOC130828463 gene encoding uncharacterized protein LOC130828463, producing the protein MFHHHHQSHNVNSNIDNYSTPIRGESLDENEMEYDDDDDEGNDQEDQYGEDGGNSIHHVDASLYTQPSFQDLVSQFGSPPSFTQLVQPSQQHSNNNDEAPIPSKKSWDLIEDIALICSVMNTSTDPIVSTNQKIRVRWQKVKEAYEAARMERPHLIPRRTADMLKCRWGRVAPACLKWSGSYDEALRRKKSGTTDEDVLKEAHLIHQRKHGNFNLIEQWKILRKYNKWKQVVKSNQKKQLDQQPTGVVSSESSGKRSRTEEDSETPTSEPQGGSSTRPEGVKKAKARMTGKMVADQSIQALSAFGESLRLNSEIMKEKTELQKQKEARKQKQLQLEEYRMNWQIYESLSKKETLQSWEADMMVQLGQYFQNYNRQ
- the LOC130828464 gene encoding uncharacterized protein LOC130828464: MSFGMPGSYNDLNVLYRSPLLVDLFEGRAPSVNFTVNGNQYGMAYYLTDGIYPKWATFIQSITEPQTAKARLFAQHQEAARKDVERAFGVLQARFAIIRKPSLAWDEGRLSDIINSCIIMHNMIVEDERDTYTHYADGREFMGDRPKGQSKGTSGLNDDFEYYTDRIVDINRYLTNKDDVEDRQTHLSLKDDLVENI